One genomic window of Solanum stenotomum isolate F172 chromosome 9, ASM1918654v1, whole genome shotgun sequence includes the following:
- the LOC125877920 gene encoding defensin D1-like, whose product MAKYTTFLALLFCLFLVAATEIQMAEGKYCWKKSDKWNGPCQYSYKCSYHCKHYYGAKYGICKKYKPWGHKYYWAKYACYCYSPCHY is encoded by the exons ATGGCAAAATACACCACTTTTCTCGCCCTTCTCTTTTGCCTCTTCCTTGTTGCTGCAACTG AAATACAAATGGCAGAAGGGAAATACTGTTGGAAAAAGAGTGACAAGTGGAATGGACCTTGCCAATACTCTTATAAATGTAGTTATCATTGCAAGCACTACTATGGAGCTAAATATGGTATCTGTAAGAAGTATAAGCCATGGGGTCACAAATATTACTGGGCAAAATATGCTTGCTATTGCTACTCACCTTGCCACTACTAA